Proteins encoded together in one Planctomyces sp. SH-PL14 window:
- the gatA gene encoding Asp-tRNA(Asn)/Glu-tRNA(Gln) amidotransferase subunit GatA, which yields MSLTTLPTSDLHAKLTRGEVSAVDVTQAYLDSIAARDAAVGAFLHVDSEGALAQARAIDERRAKGTVGKLAGLPVALKDNLCTVGAPCTCASRMLEKFVPPYDAHVIERLRAEDAVLIGRVNLDEFAMGSSCENSAFKKTANPWNLTHSPGGSSGGSGAAVGGGMAPLALGSDTGGSIRLPAAFCGVVGMKPTYGRVSRYGLVAFASSLDQIGPLATDVRGAALTLQTIAGHDHRDSTSVDRTVPDYLANLDTPLKGLRIGIVPEYFGAGLDPEVAEAVRKAIDVYRGLGAEVREVHLPHTKYCVAVYYIVSSSEASSNLARYDGVHYGHRGEKPVNLVDLYESSRGEGFGDEVKRRIMLGTYALSSGYYDAYYNKALKVRRLISDDFSKAFADVDVILSPVSPTPAFRLGELSDDPLAMYLMDIYTISANLAGIPGISIPCGKSSAGLPIGLQLLAPVFEEERLLRAARMYEATQPSFGVAPA from the coding sequence GACAGCATCGCCGCCCGGGACGCGGCGGTCGGAGCGTTTCTCCATGTCGACTCGGAGGGGGCCCTCGCCCAGGCCCGCGCGATAGACGAGCGCCGCGCTAAAGGGACCGTCGGCAAGCTGGCCGGTCTACCGGTCGCGCTCAAGGACAATCTTTGCACCGTCGGCGCGCCATGCACCTGCGCCAGCCGGATGCTCGAGAAGTTCGTCCCTCCGTATGACGCGCACGTCATCGAGCGGCTGCGGGCCGAGGACGCGGTCCTCATTGGCCGCGTCAACCTCGACGAGTTCGCGATGGGGTCCTCCTGCGAGAACTCCGCGTTCAAGAAGACCGCCAACCCCTGGAACCTGACCCACTCGCCCGGTGGCTCCAGCGGCGGCTCGGGAGCGGCGGTCGGCGGCGGAATGGCTCCGCTGGCGCTGGGCTCCGACACCGGCGGTTCAATCCGGCTACCGGCGGCGTTCTGCGGTGTGGTGGGGATGAAGCCGACCTACGGTCGCGTCTCGCGGTACGGGCTGGTCGCCTTCGCCAGCTCCCTCGACCAGATCGGCCCCCTGGCCACCGATGTCCGCGGGGCGGCGTTGACCCTGCAGACCATCGCCGGTCACGACCATCGCGACTCGACCTCGGTCGACCGCACGGTTCCGGACTATCTCGCCAACCTCGACACACCGCTGAAGGGACTCCGGATCGGGATCGTGCCGGAATACTTCGGCGCTGGGCTCGACCCCGAGGTCGCCGAGGCGGTCCGGAAGGCGATCGACGTCTACCGCGGACTGGGAGCCGAGGTCCGGGAAGTCCATCTGCCGCACACCAAGTACTGCGTCGCGGTGTACTACATCGTCTCCTCGTCCGAAGCATCGAGCAATCTGGCCCGCTACGACGGCGTCCACTACGGACACCGCGGCGAGAAGCCGGTAAACCTCGTCGATCTCTACGAATCCTCCCGCGGCGAAGGCTTCGGCGACGAAGTGAAGCGGCGGATCATGCTCGGGACCTACGCCCTCTCGAGCGGGTACTACGACGCCTATTACAACAAGGCCCTCAAGGTCCGCCGGCTGATCAGCGACGATTTTTCCAAAGCCTTCGCGGACGTCGACGTGATCCTCTCGCCCGTCAGCCCGACCCCGGCGTTCCGGCTCGGTGAGCTCTCGGACGATCCGTTGGCGATGTACCTGATGGACATCTACACCATCAGCGCTAACCTCGCCGGAATCCCCGGGATCTCGATCCCCTGCGGAAAGAGCTCCGCCGGCCTGCCGATCGGACTCCAGCTCCTGGCTCCGGTCTTCGAAGAAGAACGCCTGCTCCGGGCGGCCCGGATGTACGAAGCGACCCAGCCCTCGTTCGGCGTCGCTCCGGCGTGA